A portion of the Pseudomonas sp. GR 6-02 genome contains these proteins:
- a CDS encoding acyl-CoA thioesterase, with product MEPGNAQLSMTVLMTPDMANFSGNVHGGTLLKYLDEVAYACASRYAGRYVVTLSVDQVIFREPIHVGELVTFLASVNYTGNTSMEVGIKVVTENIRERSVRHTNSCFFTMVAVDDQRKPASVPPLQPQNSEDKRRYMQAQQRRQIRQELEKRYQEIKGDA from the coding sequence ATGGAACCCGGAAACGCCCAGCTGTCGATGACGGTATTGATGACCCCCGACATGGCCAACTTCTCTGGCAATGTCCACGGCGGCACCCTGCTCAAATACCTCGATGAAGTGGCCTACGCTTGCGCCAGCCGGTATGCCGGCCGTTACGTAGTGACCTTGTCGGTGGATCAGGTGATCTTCCGCGAGCCGATTCATGTCGGTGAGCTGGTGACCTTTCTGGCCTCGGTCAACTACACCGGTAATACCTCGATGGAAGTGGGCATCAAGGTCGTGACCGAGAACATTCGCGAGCGCTCGGTGCGCCACACCAACAGCTGCTTCTTCACCATGGTCGCGGTGGATGACCAGCGTAAACCGGCCTCCGTCCCGCCACTGCAACCGCAGAACAGCGAAGACAAGCGTCGGTACATGCAGGCCCAGCAGCGTCGGCAGATTCGTCAGGAACTGGAAAAGCGCTATCAGGAAATCAAGGGCGACGCTTAA
- a CDS encoding gamma carbonic anhydrase family protein, which produces MIRKNPSGDLPLIAESAYVDKTAIICGKVVIGENVFVGPYAVIRADEVDDSGEMEAITIGANSNIQDGVVIHSKSGAAVTIGEFSSIAHRSIVHGPCRVGNRVFIGFNSVLFNCAVGDGCVVRHNSVVDGRDLPDAFYVPSTTRIGPNTDLSQFPPVSVSASEFSEDVARTNVDLVRGYKALQNEF; this is translated from the coding sequence ATGATCCGCAAGAATCCTTCAGGTGATCTGCCATTGATTGCGGAGTCGGCGTACGTGGATAAAACCGCAATCATCTGCGGCAAAGTGGTGATCGGCGAGAACGTCTTCGTCGGCCCCTACGCGGTGATTCGCGCCGATGAAGTGGACGACTCGGGCGAGATGGAAGCAATCACCATCGGCGCCAATTCGAACATCCAGGATGGCGTGGTGATCCACTCCAAGTCCGGCGCGGCGGTGACCATCGGCGAGTTCAGCTCCATCGCCCACCGCTCCATCGTCCACGGACCCTGCAGGGTCGGTAATCGCGTGTTCATCGGTTTCAACAGCGTGCTGTTCAACTGCGCGGTGGGCGACGGTTGCGTGGTGCGGCACAACTCGGTAGTCGATGGTCGTGACTTGCCTGACGCCTTCTACGTGCCCTCCACTACACGCATCGGCCCCAACACCGACCTGTCGCAGTTCCCACCCGTCAGCGTCAGCGCCTCGGAGTTTTCCGAAGACGTGGCGCGCACCAACGTCGATTTGGTGCGCGGCTACAAAGCCCTGCAGAACGAGTTCTGA
- a CDS encoding DUF3301 domain-containing protein, giving the protein MLTLGNIFVLMLLATGGAWLWHNHGLRERALERVQQHCAKLRIELLDGNVALKKIAFIKDANGRRRLARVYNFEFTVTGETRHNGTITQFGAHSAHIELAPYPMPFDDTPPVVEVAKPSAEVIELSQWRQEHTKWRP; this is encoded by the coding sequence ATGCTGACCCTAGGAAATATCTTCGTGCTGATGCTGCTCGCCACCGGTGGCGCATGGCTGTGGCACAACCACGGCTTGCGCGAACGCGCACTGGAGCGGGTTCAGCAGCATTGCGCCAAGCTGCGGATCGAGCTGCTGGACGGCAACGTAGCCTTGAAGAAGATCGCTTTCATTAAAGACGCCAACGGCCGTCGGCGCCTGGCCCGTGTGTATAACTTCGAATTTACCGTGACCGGCGAAACCCGCCACAACGGCACCATCACTCAGTTCGGCGCCCATAGCGCACACATCGAGCTCGCGCCCTACCCAATGCCATTCGACGACACACCGCCGGTGGTCGAAGTCGCAAAACCCAGCGCCGAGGTGATTGAATTGAGCCAGTGGCGGCAAGAACACACCAAGTGGCGTCCCTGA
- a CDS encoding metal ABC transporter ATP-binding protein, whose amino-acid sequence MIRCQALRWGAPGQPLTPAVDFELPKGSLTAVIGANGSGKSSLLKVIAGLQKPLAGNVVIDVPRKGGLSFLPQQQHLDRQFPISLQELVAAGFWGSKQTPEIRSQRLKAALEDWCLSGLEHRPLMALSGGELQRALLARLSLAEAPLLLLDEPHAALDELGQALLWKHLHAWHADGRTLVVVCHDLAAVRQQIPQALLIKSSGCVLGPSTELIRQQPQTQVA is encoded by the coding sequence ATGATTCGATGCCAAGCCTTGCGCTGGGGCGCACCCGGTCAGCCGCTCACTCCAGCAGTTGATTTCGAACTGCCCAAGGGGAGTCTGACCGCCGTCATCGGCGCCAACGGGTCGGGCAAAAGCAGCCTGCTGAAAGTCATCGCCGGCCTGCAAAAGCCACTGGCCGGCAACGTCGTCATTGATGTTCCACGAAAGGGCGGCCTTTCGTTCCTGCCTCAGCAACAACACTTGGACCGGCAGTTCCCCATCAGCCTGCAAGAGTTGGTGGCCGCAGGTTTCTGGGGCAGCAAGCAAACTCCGGAAATTCGCAGCCAGCGACTCAAGGCTGCACTGGAAGACTGGTGCCTGAGCGGTCTGGAACATCGCCCGTTAATGGCCCTCTCCGGAGGCGAATTGCAACGTGCCCTACTCGCCCGACTGAGCCTTGCCGAAGCGCCCTTGCTGCTGCTCGACGAACCCCACGCCGCGCTCGACGAACTCGGCCAGGCGCTGCTCTGGAAACACCTCCACGCCTGGCATGCAGACGGTCGAACCCTGGTCGTGGTGTGTCATGACTTGGCCGCCGTGCGCCAACAGATTCCACAAGCGCTACTGATCAAAAGCAGCGGCTGCGTCCTCGGTCCCAGTACCGAGCTGATTCGCCAACAACCTCAGACGCAGGTGGCTTGA
- the zigA gene encoding zinc metallochaperone GTPase ZigA — translation MPNRLPVTVLSGFLGAGKSTLLNYVLRNRDNLRVAVIVNDMSEINIDGSEVQRDVSLNRAEEKLVEMSNGCICCTLREDLLEEVSKLARDGRFDYLLIESTGISEPLPVAETFTFRDEEGQSLADIARLDTMVTVVDGMNFLLDYQAAESLASRGETLGEEDERSITDLLIEQIEFADVILISKIDLISSRERQELIAILERLNAQAEIIPMVMGEVPLKKILNTGRFDFEKAAQAPGWLQELRGEHVPETEEYGIASTAYRARRPFHPQRFFSFIDRPWVNGKLLRSKGFFWLASKHMDAGSWSQAGGLMRYGFAGRWWRFVPKNQWPQDEESTAGIMENWTAATGDCRQELVFIGQNIDFAQLTAELDNCLLTDDEMVLGVEGWRLLPDPFGLWHEEAAA, via the coding sequence ATGCCCAATCGTCTCCCCGTGACCGTCCTGTCGGGCTTTCTCGGCGCCGGAAAAAGTACACTGCTGAATTACGTACTACGTAATCGCGATAATCTGCGGGTCGCGGTGATCGTCAACGACATGAGCGAAATCAACATCGATGGCAGTGAAGTTCAACGCGATGTCAGCCTGAACCGTGCCGAAGAAAAACTCGTGGAAATGAGCAACGGTTGCATTTGCTGTACGTTGCGCGAAGACCTGCTCGAAGAAGTCAGCAAACTCGCCAGGGACGGTCGTTTCGATTATCTGCTGATCGAGTCCACCGGCATTTCCGAGCCGCTGCCCGTGGCGGAAACCTTCACCTTTCGCGATGAAGAAGGGCAGAGCCTGGCCGACATTGCGCGGCTCGACACCATGGTCACCGTGGTCGACGGCATGAACTTCCTGCTCGACTACCAAGCCGCCGAAAGCCTCGCTTCCCGTGGTGAAACCCTGGGCGAGGAGGACGAGCGCTCGATCACTGACCTGTTGATCGAGCAGATCGAATTCGCCGACGTGATCCTGATCAGCAAGATCGATTTGATCAGCAGCCGCGAACGCCAGGAGCTGATCGCGATCCTCGAACGGCTCAATGCCCAGGCCGAGATCATTCCGATGGTCATGGGTGAAGTGCCGCTCAAGAAAATCCTCAACACTGGGCGTTTCGACTTCGAGAAGGCCGCTCAGGCACCAGGATGGTTACAGGAATTGCGCGGTGAACACGTGCCGGAAACCGAGGAGTACGGTATTGCCTCCACGGCTTATCGGGCGCGGCGACCGTTTCATCCGCAGCGTTTTTTCAGCTTCATCGATCGCCCGTGGGTGAACGGCAAACTGCTGCGTTCCAAGGGCTTTTTCTGGCTGGCCAGCAAACACATGGATGCCGGCAGCTGGTCCCAGGCCGGCGGCTTGATGCGTTACGGGTTTGCCGGGCGCTGGTGGCGTTTCGTGCCGAAAAACCAGTGGCCGCAAGACGAAGAAAGCACCGCCGGGATCATGGAGAACTGGACGGCCGCCACCGGCGATTGCCGGCAGGAACTGGTGTTTATCGGTCAGAACATCGACTTTGCACAACTCACCGCCGAACTTGATAACTGCCTGCTGACGGATGATGAAATGGTCTTGGGCGTCGAGGGGTGGCGGCTGTTGCCCGATCCGTTCGGTCTCTGGCACGAAGAGGCGGCTGCCTGA
- the folE2 gene encoding GTP cyclohydrolase FolE2 codes for MNALTLPDIAAQASRQALPLDWVGMCGIALPVLFDGQRLSAKADAGVSLDDGEARGIHMSRLYLALEMLEQENLSPALLRRVLLSFLETHEGLSHNAYLKIHTELLLKRPALVSPLSGWKTYPVSIEASLKNAMFHVELKIDVPYSSTCPCSAALSRQLIQQQFVDDFANQPLQHADVLAWLGSTKGIVATPHSQRSNAQLQLRLDDYLDDLPLIAAINDAEAALGTAVQTAVKRADEQAFALANGQNLMFCEDAARRLNLALKRSPGINAFHVRVVHAESLHAHDAVAESRWNWEAA; via the coding sequence ATGAATGCGCTGACTCTGCCGGATATCGCCGCGCAGGCCTCACGCCAAGCCCTGCCACTCGATTGGGTGGGCATGTGCGGCATTGCTCTTCCTGTTTTATTCGATGGCCAGCGACTGAGTGCAAAAGCCGACGCTGGCGTTAGCCTCGACGATGGAGAGGCGCGTGGCATCCATATGTCGCGGCTGTACCTAGCGCTGGAAATGCTTGAGCAGGAAAACCTTTCACCCGCGTTGTTGCGGCGAGTCTTGCTGAGTTTTCTCGAGACTCATGAAGGACTTTCCCACAACGCTTACCTAAAAATTCACACCGAACTTCTGCTCAAAAGACCCGCGCTCGTCAGTCCGTTGTCCGGCTGGAAAACCTATCCGGTGAGCATCGAAGCGAGTCTGAAAAACGCGATGTTCCACGTGGAACTAAAAATCGACGTGCCTTATTCCTCAACCTGTCCATGCTCAGCAGCCCTTTCGAGGCAGCTGATTCAGCAGCAATTCGTTGATGACTTCGCCAATCAACCATTGCAACACGCAGACGTTCTGGCTTGGCTCGGTTCCACGAAAGGCATCGTCGCGACGCCGCATAGCCAACGCAGTAATGCGCAATTGCAGCTGCGTCTGGATGACTATCTGGATGACCTGCCGTTGATCGCCGCGATCAACGACGCGGAAGCCGCTCTCGGCACTGCTGTGCAAACCGCCGTGAAACGCGCCGACGAACAAGCTTTCGCCCTCGCCAACGGTCAGAACCTGATGTTCTGCGAAGACGCCGCGCGACGCTTGAACCTGGCATTGAAACGCTCCCCAGGCATCAACGCCTTTCACGTGCGAGTCGTCCACGCTGAAAGCCTTCACGCCCATGATGCCGTCGCCGAAAGCCGCTGGAACTGGGAGGCCGCATGA
- a CDS encoding N-acetylmuramoyl-L-alanine amidase: protein MHRRHLLNLILASAAFALPFGVSATQIRNARLWRSDDKLRLVFDLSGPVQYKTFSLSAPERLIIDLSGANFSGDFSQLALDNSVIRAIRSGHFGQGDTRIVLDLSGPVQLNSFLLPPQDGQGHRLVLDLKAIAPLQIAAAPSEKREPIIDKAHPKRDIIVVVDPGHGGKDPGAVGAKGEREKDVVLSIAQLLAKRLKREKGFDVKLVRNDDFFVPLRKRVEIARKHKADMFISVHADAAPRLTASGASVYCLSEGGATSATARFMAQRENGADLLGATSLLNLKDKDPMLAGVILDMSMNATIAASLQLGNTVLGSLAGITTLHQKRVEQAGFAVLKSPDVPSILVETGFISNARDSQRLVTARHQQAVADGLFEGLQRYFQKNPPMNSYIAWQQEQKKAQA from the coding sequence ATGCACAGACGTCACTTGCTCAACCTGATTCTGGCCAGCGCGGCCTTTGCGTTACCTTTTGGTGTGTCGGCCACGCAAATTCGCAATGCACGACTGTGGCGTTCGGACGACAAGCTGCGACTGGTGTTCGATCTGAGCGGGCCGGTGCAGTACAAAACTTTTTCCCTGAGTGCTCCGGAGCGGCTGATCATCGATCTGAGTGGCGCCAACTTCAGTGGCGACTTCAGTCAGCTGGCGCTCGACAACTCGGTGATTCGCGCGATCCGTTCCGGGCATTTCGGTCAGGGCGATACGCGGATCGTCCTCGACCTCAGCGGTCCGGTGCAGCTCAACAGCTTCCTGTTGCCACCACAGGATGGGCAGGGGCACCGATTGGTGCTCGATCTGAAGGCCATTGCTCCGCTACAGATCGCGGCGGCGCCGTCGGAAAAACGTGAGCCCATCATCGACAAGGCTCATCCCAAGCGCGACATCATTGTGGTGGTCGACCCTGGTCACGGCGGCAAAGACCCGGGCGCGGTCGGCGCCAAAGGTGAGCGGGAGAAAGACGTGGTGCTATCGATCGCCCAGCTGTTGGCCAAGAGGCTGAAGCGTGAAAAGGGCTTCGACGTGAAACTGGTGCGTAACGATGACTTCTTCGTCCCACTGCGCAAGCGCGTGGAGATCGCCCGCAAGCACAAGGCCGACATGTTCATCTCGGTCCATGCGGACGCCGCGCCGCGCCTCACCGCTTCAGGTGCGTCGGTGTACTGCCTGTCCGAAGGCGGTGCGACCTCGGCCACGGCGCGCTTCATGGCGCAACGGGAGAACGGCGCGGACCTGTTGGGCGCCACCAGCCTGCTCAATCTCAAGGACAAGGATCCGATGCTCGCCGGGGTGATTCTCGACATGTCGATGAACGCCACCATCGCCGCCAGTTTGCAGTTGGGCAACACGGTGCTCGGCAGCCTGGCGGGCATTACCACGCTGCATCAGAAGCGTGTGGAGCAGGCGGGATTTGCGGTGTTGAAGTCGCCGGATGTGCCGTCGATTCTGGTGGAAACCGGCTTCATCTCGAACGCCCGCGACAGCCAGCGACTGGTGACGGCGCGGCATCAGCAGGCCGTGGCGGATGGTTTATTCGAAGGCTTGCAGCGTTACTTCCAGAAGAATCCCCCAATGAACAGCTATATCGCCTGGCAGCAGGAGCAGAAAAAGGCACAGGCCTAG
- a CDS encoding CobW family GTP-binding protein, translated as MLQNIPTHVIAGPLGAGKTSLIKHLLAQRPAGERWAVLINEFGQIGLDAALLTQDVDGIALGEVAGGCLCCVNGAPFQVGLGRLLRKARPDRLFIEPSGLGHPAQLLRQLSEAPWQGVLAVQPCVLVLDAQALAAGKPLPAAQLQALDSAGLLLLNKAESLDDSDRQRVVAQLPSRPLYWTQQAVLPLSELPGLKAQAVAGVDNFIVPKGLAQMPAIWTDPAQPICLSQAQEGGWSVGWRWHPSQTFDAVLVGKWLESLEWLRAKLVIHSVEGWVSANALNNSLLDWQPSEWRRDSRIELIFSEVQDVESLQRDLADCRSV; from the coding sequence ATGTTGCAGAACATTCCCACCCACGTCATCGCCGGCCCGCTGGGTGCCGGCAAGACCAGCCTGATCAAGCACCTGCTGGCGCAGCGGCCGGCCGGTGAGCGCTGGGCGGTGCTGATCAACGAGTTCGGCCAGATCGGCCTGGATGCTGCGCTGCTGACCCAGGACGTCGATGGTATCGCACTGGGGGAAGTGGCCGGGGGGTGTTTGTGTTGCGTCAATGGTGCGCCGTTTCAGGTCGGCCTCGGGCGGCTGCTGCGCAAGGCACGACCGGATCGACTGTTCATCGAGCCCTCCGGGCTGGGGCATCCGGCGCAGTTGCTCAGGCAATTGAGCGAGGCGCCGTGGCAAGGCGTCCTGGCGGTGCAGCCTTGCGTGCTGGTGCTGGACGCCCAGGCGCTCGCGGCTGGAAAACCGCTGCCAGCGGCGCAACTGCAAGCGTTGGACAGTGCCGGGTTGCTGTTGCTGAACAAGGCAGAAAGCCTCGACGACAGTGATCGCCAGCGAGTTGTCGCACAGTTGCCGTCGCGTCCTTTGTACTGGACGCAGCAAGCTGTCTTGCCGCTGAGCGAGTTACCGGGCCTCAAGGCTCAGGCTGTCGCGGGTGTGGATAACTTCATCGTGCCCAAGGGGCTGGCACAGATGCCGGCCATCTGGACTGACCCTGCGCAGCCGATTTGCTTGAGTCAGGCGCAAGAGGGTGGCTGGAGCGTCGGCTGGCGCTGGCATCCGAGTCAGACATTCGATGCCGTGCTTGTCGGAAAGTGGCTTGAGAGCCTTGAATGGTTGCGGGCGAAGCTGGTTATCCACAGCGTAGAGGGTTGGGTGTCGGCCAACGCGCTGAATAACTCGTTACTGGATTGGCAACCCAGCGAATGGCGAAGGGATTCGCGCATCGAGCTGATTTTCAGTGAAGTGCAGGATGTTGAGTCGCTGCAAAGAGATCTGGCCGATTGCCGGTCGGTTTGA
- a CDS encoding metal ABC transporter substrate-binding protein: MRALLVLFSLMLSMSLSAAEKLQVVTSFSILADMTHQVGGDHIQITNMVGPDADAHTYEPTPDDAKALLNTKLIIKNGLGFEPWLDRLVTSTETKAPVINASHGVIPRSLDEDGETIPDPHAWHNLANTELYISNITKALIAADPANKADYEHNSQAYLKKIYALLAEAKAKLGSLPPGNRKIVTSHDAFGYLGQAYGINFMAPQGLSTEREPSAADVAALITQIRQAKVKAVFMENIKDTRLLKQIADESGAHIGGTLYSDALAATGPASTFTGLFEYNLNTLYEALSKP, translated from the coding sequence ATGCGCGCTTTACTCGTGCTGTTCAGTCTGATGCTGTCGATGTCGCTGTCTGCCGCGGAAAAACTCCAGGTGGTCACCAGCTTCAGCATCCTCGCCGACATGACCCATCAGGTTGGCGGCGACCATATTCAGATCACCAACATGGTCGGTCCGGACGCCGATGCCCACACCTATGAACCGACGCCGGACGATGCAAAGGCACTGCTCAACACCAAACTGATCATCAAGAACGGGCTGGGTTTCGAGCCATGGCTGGACCGCCTGGTGACCAGCACCGAAACCAAAGCCCCGGTCATCAACGCCAGCCACGGTGTCATTCCGCGCTCGCTGGATGAAGACGGCGAAACCATCCCGGACCCGCACGCCTGGCACAACCTGGCGAACACCGAGTTGTACATCAGCAACATCACCAAAGCGCTGATCGCCGCCGACCCTGCAAACAAAGCCGACTACGAACACAACAGCCAGGCCTATCTGAAAAAGATCTACGCCTTGCTCGCCGAGGCTAAAGCCAAGCTCGGTTCGCTGCCGCCGGGTAATCGCAAAATCGTCACCTCCCATGATGCCTTCGGCTATCTCGGTCAGGCTTACGGCATCAACTTCATGGCGCCGCAAGGCCTGTCCACCGAACGCGAACCTTCGGCCGCCGACGTCGCTGCGCTGATCACACAGATCCGTCAGGCCAAGGTCAAAGCGGTGTTCATGGAAAACATCAAGGACACGCGCCTGCTCAAGCAAATCGCTGATGAAAGCGGCGCGCATATCGGTGGCACGTTGTACTCCGATGCCCTCGCTGCAACTGGCCCGGCCAGCACCTTCACCGGGCTGTTCGAATACAACCTCAACACCTTGTACGAGGCATTGAGCAAGCCATGA
- a CDS encoding DUF1826 domain-containing protein, which produces MLAPSLKRRPLIAQVQGETPKVLTGILDDGVNLALWQRQLPAHIADFGRLLLSLNQPLAESLSLEMASDDAEPNLHGLASGFSDLEGYEGFIADVSWLVSAFACLLGAQRVGLRLRVLDKAMCPRFHVDHVPVRLITTYAGIGSQWLKEGAMDRRRLGEPDAEPQDDSLIQRISSGEVALLKGEKWHGNEGFGLVHRSPQPAPGERRLILTLDWLG; this is translated from the coding sequence ATGCTGGCGCCCAGTCTGAAGCGGCGACCGCTCATTGCTCAGGTTCAAGGTGAAACGCCAAAGGTGCTGACCGGGATTCTGGACGACGGTGTGAACCTCGCCCTTTGGCAACGCCAACTGCCGGCGCATATTGCCGATTTCGGTCGCTTGCTGTTGTCCCTGAACCAGCCGCTGGCCGAGTCGCTTTCCCTTGAAATGGCCAGTGATGACGCCGAACCCAATCTCCACGGTTTAGCCTCAGGCTTCAGCGATCTTGAAGGCTACGAAGGCTTTATCGCCGACGTTTCCTGGTTGGTCAGCGCGTTCGCCTGCCTGTTGGGCGCCCAACGCGTCGGCCTGCGCCTGCGGGTTCTGGACAAAGCCATGTGCCCGCGTTTCCATGTCGATCATGTGCCGGTGCGGTTGATCACCACATACGCCGGGATCGGCAGCCAGTGGCTGAAAGAAGGGGCGATGGATCGCCGCCGATTAGGCGAGCCTGACGCCGAACCCCAGGATGATTCGCTGATCCAGCGTATCTCCAGCGGCGAAGTGGCGCTGCTTAAAGGAGAGAAGTGGCACGGCAACGAAGGTTTCGGTCTGGTTCACCGTTCGCCGCAGCCGGCACCGGGCGAGCGTCGTTTGATCCTGACCCTCGACTGGCTGGGCTGA
- the pdxY gene encoding pyridoxal kinase PdxY → MKRTPHLLAIQSHVVFGHAGNSAAVFPMQRVGVNVWPLNTVQFSNHTQYGQWAGEVLAPHQIPELVEGIAAIGELGNCDAVLSGYLGSAAQGRAILAGVERIKSINPKALYLCDPVMGHPEKGCSVPAEVSDFLLEEAAALADFMCPNQLELNSFSGRKAQSLFDCLAMARALLARGPKAVLVKHLDYPGKLTDGFEMLLVTAEGSWHLRRPLLAFPRQPVGVGDLTSGLFLARVLLGDSLLSAFEFTAAAVHEVLLETQACASYELELVRAQDRIAHPRVRFEAVAISL, encoded by the coding sequence ATGAAACGTACGCCCCATCTGCTCGCCATCCAGTCCCATGTGGTGTTCGGCCACGCTGGCAACAGCGCCGCGGTTTTCCCGATGCAGCGGGTCGGGGTGAACGTCTGGCCGCTCAATACCGTGCAGTTCTCCAACCACACGCAATATGGCCAGTGGGCCGGGGAAGTGCTGGCCCCGCATCAGATTCCGGAGTTGGTGGAGGGCATCGCGGCGATTGGCGAACTGGGCAACTGCGACGCCGTGTTGTCCGGCTACCTCGGCAGCGCGGCCCAAGGGCGGGCGATTCTGGCGGGAGTGGAGCGAATCAAATCGATCAATCCCAAAGCCTTGTACCTCTGCGATCCGGTGATGGGCCATCCGGAGAAGGGCTGCAGTGTTCCAGCCGAAGTCAGCGATTTCCTGCTGGAAGAGGCGGCGGCGTTAGCCGACTTCATGTGCCCGAATCAGCTGGAGCTGAACAGCTTCTCGGGGCGCAAGGCGCAGTCACTGTTCGATTGCCTGGCCATGGCGCGGGCGCTGCTGGCGCGCGGTCCGAAGGCGGTGTTGGTCAAGCATCTCGACTATCCCGGCAAACTGACGGATGGCTTCGAGATGTTGCTGGTGACCGCTGAAGGCAGCTGGCACTTGCGTCGGCCGTTGCTGGCGTTCCCGCGTCAGCCGGTGGGCGTTGGCGATCTGACTTCCGGGCTGTTCCTGGCGCGTGTGCTGCTGGGTGACAGTCTGCTGAGCGCCTTCGAATTCACCGCGGCGGCGGTGCATGAAGTGCTGCTGGAAACCCAGGCGTGTGCCAGCTATGAATTGGAACTGGTGCGGGCGCAGGACCGGATCGCCCATCCCCGGGTGCGGTTCGAGGCGGTAGCGATCAGTTTGTAA
- a CDS encoding metal ABC transporter permease, which produces MIAAAHLWQPFHEFVFMRRALLGGLVLACSTAPLGVFLILRRMSLIGDAVAHGILPGAALGFWYAGLSLPALTIGGLGAGLSMAGLAAWITRRTGLREDASLAAIYPISLASGVLILGIAGKRLDLLHLLFGSALAVDGPTLTGMLWVSGFSLLAMALIYKPLLLDTLDPLFLQTVSRLGPLAHGVFLTLVVLNLVIGFQAIGALMVVGLMMLPAAASRFWSRRLPVLIIIAALLGSLSVWLGLLLSFYYSLPSGPAIVLVAGGVYLLSVVFGPVHGLLRRPPLLTSQ; this is translated from the coding sequence ATGATCGCCGCTGCTCACCTTTGGCAACCGTTTCACGAATTCGTATTCATGCGTCGGGCACTGCTGGGTGGCCTTGTTCTGGCCTGCAGCACGGCGCCGCTTGGGGTGTTTCTGATTCTGCGGCGAATGAGTCTGATCGGCGATGCAGTGGCTCACGGCATCTTGCCCGGCGCCGCATTGGGCTTCTGGTACGCAGGCTTGAGCCTGCCCGCGCTGACCATTGGCGGCCTCGGTGCCGGCCTGAGCATGGCCGGACTGGCCGCCTGGATTACCCGCCGCACCGGCTTGCGGGAGGACGCGAGCCTGGCCGCGATTTACCCGATATCGCTGGCCAGCGGCGTGCTGATCCTCGGCATCGCCGGCAAGCGGCTGGACCTGTTGCACCTGTTATTCGGTTCGGCGCTGGCGGTCGATGGCCCGACCTTGACCGGCATGCTCTGGGTCTCGGGCTTCAGCCTGCTCGCCATGGCCCTGATCTACAAACCACTGTTGCTGGACACCCTCGACCCGCTCTTTCTGCAAACCGTCAGCCGTCTCGGGCCGCTGGCTCACGGGGTATTTCTGACGTTGGTGGTGCTGAACCTGGTGATCGGTTTCCAGGCTATCGGCGCGCTGATGGTGGTCGGTTTGATGATGCTGCCGGCCGCCGCTTCTCGCTTCTGGAGTCGTCGTTTGCCGGTGCTGATCATCATCGCCGCGTTGCTCGGCAGCCTCTCGGTCTGGCTCGGATTGTTGCTGTCGTTCTACTACTCGCTGCCCAGCGGCCCGGCAATCGTGCTGGTGGCTGGCGGTGTGTATCTGCTGTCCGTGGTGTTCGGTCCGGTACACGGTTTGCTGCGCCGCCCGCCTTTGCTCACATCCCAATGA